One part of the Methylobacterium mesophilicum SR1.6/6 genome encodes these proteins:
- a CDS encoding ABC transporter substrate-binding protein, with the protein MPSLSRRDLLAATTALIAPPLIRPARAQAPVIRLGVLNDQSGPYSDDGGATSVACVRQAVQEFGDGLKVEVIYADHQNKPDVGAAIARQWLDQDGVDAIIDVPTSSVALAVNQICRDKNKVHLNSGAATTDLTGAQCSPNTVHWTYDTYMLARSTGGAMVKAGGDTWYFITADYTFGQQLQRDTTRVVEASGGKVLGSRAYPFPGTSDFSSLLVQAQSSGAKVLGLANSGADTINCIKQAHEFGLDQSMKIAAMLFYSTNVHALGLELAQGLLLTESFYWDLNPRTRALTERLHPKIGPACPNMVQAGCYAATLHYLKAVAEIGVAAAKADGKAAVARMKAMPTEDDAFGTGRIRADGRKVQPSYLLQAKAPGESKGGWDLLKTVATTPAEDAYRPEREGGCPLVK; encoded by the coding sequence ATGCCGTCGCTCAGCCGCCGTGATCTGCTCGCGGCCACGACAGCGCTGATCGCGCCCCCGCTGATCCGGCCCGCCCGGGCCCAGGCGCCCGTCATCCGGCTCGGCGTGCTCAATGATCAGTCCGGCCCCTACAGCGATGACGGCGGGGCGACCTCGGTGGCCTGCGTGCGCCAGGCCGTGCAGGAATTTGGCGACGGCCTGAAGGTCGAGGTGATCTACGCGGACCACCAGAACAAGCCCGATGTCGGGGCCGCCATCGCGCGGCAATGGCTCGATCAGGACGGCGTCGACGCCATCATCGACGTGCCGACCAGTTCGGTCGCGCTCGCGGTCAACCAGATCTGCCGCGACAAGAACAAGGTGCATCTGAATTCCGGCGCCGCGACCACGGATCTCACCGGGGCGCAATGCAGCCCGAACACCGTCCACTGGACCTACGACACCTACATGCTCGCCCGCTCGACCGGTGGCGCGATGGTGAAGGCGGGCGGCGACACGTGGTACTTCATCACGGCGGACTACACCTTCGGCCAGCAGTTGCAGCGCGACACCACCCGCGTCGTCGAGGCGTCCGGCGGCAAGGTCCTGGGCAGCCGCGCCTACCCGTTCCCGGGGACGTCCGACTTCTCATCCCTGCTGGTTCAGGCGCAGTCCTCCGGCGCGAAGGTGCTGGGACTGGCCAATTCCGGGGCGGACACGATCAACTGCATCAAGCAGGCGCACGAGTTCGGGCTCGATCAGAGCATGAAGATCGCCGCGATGCTGTTCTACAGCACCAACGTCCATGCGCTGGGTCTCGAACTCGCGCAGGGGCTGCTGCTCACCGAGAGCTTCTACTGGGACCTGAACCCGCGCACCCGGGCGCTCACGGAGCGCCTGCATCCGAAGATCGGGCCGGCCTGCCCCAACATGGTTCAGGCCGGCTGCTACGCGGCGACGCTGCACTACCTGAAGGCGGTCGCGGAGATCGGGGTCGCGGCGGCAAAGGCGGACGGCAAGGCCGCCGTGGCGCGGATGAAGGCGATGCCGACCGAGGACGACGCGTTCGGGACGGGACGCATCCGCGCCGACGGGCGCAAGGTCCAGCCCTCCTATCTTCTTCAGGCGAAGGCGCCGGGCGAATCGAAAGGCGGATGGGACCTGCTCAAGACGGTCGCGACGACGCCCGCCGAGGACGCGTACCGCCCGGAACGCGAGGGCGGCTGTCCCCTCGTCAAATGA
- a CDS encoding anti-sigma factor family protein, which produces MIDDDETLLLLGAYLDGELSPGEVLAMERRLAAEPGLRAAAERLRGLSAGLRETLARPPSPASLRGRVIAEVGFSDPPPGRNLWHRPWRGFWMGSWMGSWPALAATLLLGLAGGATLGGGAFRLDRPDAVATGAAVLAGHLRGLAAPQPFDIASSDRHVVKPWFNGRTTVAPDAPDLADQGFPLVGGRIDIVGGAPVPTLVYRKDRHVISVTVVPATDGPGPGQERRDGSTIERWRLGDLTYWAVSDLNLRDLRAFVDLFRSRTGRPG; this is translated from the coding sequence ATGATCGACGACGACGAAACGCTCCTGCTCCTCGGCGCCTACCTGGATGGCGAGCTGTCGCCCGGCGAGGTCCTGGCCATGGAGCGCCGCCTCGCGGCCGAGCCGGGCCTGCGGGCGGCGGCCGAGCGCCTCCGCGGCCTCTCGGCCGGCCTGCGGGAAACGCTGGCGCGTCCGCCCAGCCCCGCATCCCTGCGCGGCCGCGTGATCGCGGAGGTCGGCTTCTCCGACCCGCCGCCGGGCCGCAACCTCTGGCACAGACCTTGGCGCGGGTTCTGGATGGGGTCCTGGATGGGATCCTGGCCGGCTCTGGCCGCGACGCTCCTCCTCGGCCTCGCCGGCGGCGCGACACTCGGTGGCGGCGCCTTCCGCCTCGACCGTCCTGACGCCGTGGCGACGGGCGCGGCCGTGCTGGCCGGGCATCTGCGCGGCCTCGCGGCGCCCCAGCCCTTCGACATCGCCTCCTCCGACCGCCACGTGGTCAAGCCCTGGTTCAACGGCCGCACCACGGTCGCCCCCGACGCGCCGGACCTCGCCGACCAGGGCTTCCCACTGGTCGGCGGCCGGATCGACATCGTCGGCGGCGCCCCCGTGCCGACCCTGGTCTACCGCAAGGACCGGCACGTGATCAGTGTCACGGTCGTCCCCGCCACGGACGGGCCGGGGCCGGGCCAGGAGCGGCGGGACGGCTCGACGATCGAGCGGTGGCGTCTCGGCGACCTTACCTACTGGGCGGTGTCGGACCTCAACCTGCGCGATTTGCGCGCCTTCGTGGACCTGTTCCGATCCCGGACCGGACGGCCGGGCTAA
- a CDS encoding sigma-70 family RNA polymerase sigma factor has translation MTTLARARFSQLVLPRLDEGYRLAHWLTGNATDAEDVMQEACLRAYRAIEGFAEGNARAWFLTIVRNTGYSWLQRHRPKAVIFAEDLTPEARAELEGGGLLAEAPVTPEAAVIARDEAGQLARAVDALPVAFREALVLREYHGLSYREIAAVTGVPIGTVMSRLGRARQHLLTRLAKDGR, from the coding sequence ATGACGACCCTGGCCCGCGCGCGCTTCAGCCAGCTCGTCCTCCCGCGCCTCGACGAGGGTTACCGGCTCGCGCACTGGCTCACCGGCAACGCCACCGACGCCGAGGACGTGATGCAGGAGGCGTGTCTGCGCGCCTACCGGGCCATCGAGGGCTTCGCGGAGGGCAACGCCCGGGCGTGGTTCCTGACCATCGTCCGCAACACCGGCTATTCCTGGCTGCAGCGGCACCGGCCGAAGGCGGTGATCTTCGCCGAGGATCTCACCCCCGAGGCCCGCGCCGAGCTGGAGGGCGGCGGCCTCCTGGCCGAGGCGCCGGTGACGCCCGAGGCGGCCGTCATCGCCCGCGACGAGGCCGGGCAGCTCGCCCGCGCGGTCGACGCGCTGCCGGTCGCCTTCCGGGAGGCGCTGGTCCTGCGCGAGTACCACGGCCTCAGCTACCGGGAGATCGCCGCGGTGACGGGCGTGCCCATCGGAACCGTGATGTCGCGCCTCGGCCGCGCGCGGCAGCACCTGCTGACCCGGCTCGCGAAGGACGGGCGATGA
- a CDS encoding TonB-dependent receptor, whose translation MRALRGSLIASVAMLPSLAEAQQAVTLGEISVVSTSPVGAGGGNSSAVQNLNTLGQTVPTAPAGPARLRGSEQPLNKIPSTVETVTARQIDVDRGTDNILATFARETPGVNLNDSQGNGNRVDLNYRGFTASPVQGVPQGLAVYQNGIRINEAFGDVVNFDLIPPQAVQRIDVVTGNPIFGLNAIGGAVNIQMKNGFTWQGTEISAWGGSDARTAGYLEYGKVSDNWSFYFTGDGLNDRGWRYQNPSTIGRLYADLGYRSQDSEFHLIGLAARSFYGAAAATPVDFTHIDPRAIFTYPQTQTTQVGTLQLTGRVDISPTWDLAGNAYYRRFSETYVDGNQGNFENCSSRGSFRGFLCFQDDAFNVNAPPTSQVAARRAYANQFTIIGLNGQPIPFRNVPYGTIDTTLTNSEAYGGSLQAANRDRIFGLSNTFVVGGSVDASNFSFKSDSQLGVINPNLSVSVDPNNPYYGTIPGLGTTDIRTLGAIGLAPTNVSGSTLYLGLYATDTLDLTDRLSLTAGFRLNYARIQTRDQTGFSPDVTGTHEYTKVNPLAGLTYQFDPALNLYGSYSESNRAPTPLELSCSSPTQPCLLPNSLVADPPLKQVTGQTYEAGFRGVIPAFLQGGALTYKAGVFRTDLTNDLYQVAVAGNAARAYYINVPATRRQGIEVGAEYAVTPDLLIYANYALVDATFQFNETLSSPNNPLANADGSINVRRGDKIPLVPDHQIKAGFEYFITPNWRFGLNVSAFSSSYYRGDESNLNRKLPAYYVMNLTTKYQVTKNLEIFGLITNLTNNRYATFGTFAEPGAVAGNLSINDPRTTTLAQPLSIYAGLTYRFGADPVPMAPEPIIRKY comes from the coding sequence ATGCGCGCCTTACGAGGCAGCCTGATCGCGTCTGTGGCGATGTTGCCCAGTCTTGCGGAGGCGCAGCAGGCCGTAACACTTGGGGAGATCAGCGTCGTCTCGACCTCGCCGGTCGGCGCGGGCGGCGGCAATTCCAGCGCCGTTCAGAACCTGAACACCCTCGGCCAGACCGTGCCGACCGCACCCGCCGGTCCGGCGCGCCTGCGCGGCTCCGAGCAGCCGCTCAACAAGATCCCCAGCACGGTCGAGACCGTCACGGCCCGCCAGATCGACGTCGACCGCGGCACCGACAACATCCTCGCGACCTTCGCGCGGGAGACGCCGGGCGTGAACCTCAACGACTCGCAGGGCAACGGCAACCGGGTCGATCTCAACTACCGCGGCTTCACCGCCTCGCCGGTGCAGGGCGTGCCGCAGGGCCTGGCCGTCTATCAGAACGGCATCCGCATCAACGAGGCCTTCGGCGACGTCGTCAACTTCGACCTGATCCCGCCGCAGGCGGTCCAGCGGATCGACGTGGTCACCGGCAACCCGATCTTCGGCCTCAACGCCATCGGCGGCGCGGTCAACATCCAGATGAAGAACGGCTTCACCTGGCAGGGGACCGAGATCTCGGCCTGGGGCGGCTCGGACGCGCGCACCGCCGGCTACCTCGAATACGGCAAGGTCTCCGACAACTGGAGCTTCTACTTCACGGGCGACGGGCTGAACGACCGCGGCTGGCGCTACCAGAATCCGAGCACGATCGGCAGGCTCTACGCGGATCTCGGCTACCGGTCGCAGGATTCGGAGTTCCACCTGATCGGGCTCGCCGCCCGCAGCTTCTACGGCGCGGCCGCCGCCACCCCGGTGGACTTCACCCACATCGATCCGCGGGCGATCTTCACCTACCCGCAGACCCAGACCACCCAGGTCGGCACGCTGCAGCTCACCGGCCGGGTGGACATCTCGCCGACCTGGGATCTCGCCGGCAACGCATATTACCGGCGCTTCAGCGAGACCTACGTCGACGGCAACCAGGGCAACTTCGAGAATTGCAGCAGCCGCGGCAGCTTCCGGGGCTTCCTGTGCTTCCAGGACGACGCGTTCAACGTGAACGCGCCGCCGACCAGTCAAGTGGCGGCGCGCCGGGCCTATGCCAACCAGTTCACCATCATCGGCCTGAACGGCCAGCCGATCCCCTTCCGGAACGTTCCCTACGGCACCATCGACACGACCCTGACCAACTCGGAAGCCTACGGTGGCTCGTTGCAGGCAGCCAACCGGGATCGGATCTTCGGACTGTCCAACACCTTCGTGGTCGGTGGCAGCGTCGATGCCTCGAACTTCTCGTTCAAGTCGGATAGCCAGTTGGGCGTGATCAACCCGAACCTTTCGGTCAGCGTCGATCCGAACAACCCGTATTACGGGACGATCCCCGGCCTGGGCACGACCGACATCCGCACGCTCGGCGCGATCGGCCTCGCCCCGACCAATGTCAGCGGGTCGACGCTGTACCTCGGCCTCTACGCCACCGACACGCTCGACTTGACCGACCGGCTGTCGCTCACCGCCGGCTTCCGTCTCAACTACGCCCGCATCCAGACGCGCGACCAGACCGGGTTCTCGCCGGACGTGACGGGCACGCACGAGTACACCAAGGTCAACCCGCTGGCGGGCCTGACCTACCAGTTCGATCCGGCCCTCAACCTCTACGGCAGCTACTCGGAATCGAACCGTGCGCCGACGCCCCTGGAGCTGTCCTGCTCCAGCCCGACGCAGCCATGCCTGCTGCCGAACTCGCTGGTGGCCGACCCGCCGCTCAAGCAGGTCACCGGCCAGACCTACGAGGCCGGCTTCCGGGGCGTGATCCCGGCCTTCCTCCAGGGCGGCGCCCTGACCTACAAGGCCGGCGTCTTCCGCACCGACCTGACCAACGACCTCTACCAGGTCGCCGTCGCCGGCAACGCCGCCCGCGCCTACTACATCAACGTCCCGGCGACCCGGCGACAGGGCATCGAGGTCGGCGCGGAATACGCCGTCACCCCCGACCTGCTGATCTACGCGAACTACGCCCTGGTCGACGCGACCTTCCAGTTCAACGAGACGCTGTCTTCGCCGAACAATCCGCTGGCCAACGCCGACGGCTCGATCAACGTCCGCCGGGGCGACAAGATCCCGCTGGTCCCGGATCACCAGATCAAGGCCGGGTTCGAGTACTTCATCACCCCGAACTGGCGCTTCGGCCTCAACGTCTCGGCGTTCTCGTCCTCCTACTATCGCGGCGACGAGTCGAACCTGAACCGCAAGCTGCCGGCCTACTACGTGATGAACCTGACGACGAAGTATCAGGTCACCAAGAACCTGGAGATCTTCGGGCTGATCACCAACCTGACCAACAACCGCTACGCCACCTTCGGGACGTTCGCGGAGCCGGGTGCGGTGGCCGGCAACCTCTCGATCAACGACCCGCGGACCACGACCCTGGCCCAGCCGCTCTCGATCTATGCGGGCCTGACCTACCGGTTCGGCGCCGATCCCGTGCCGATGGCGCCGGAGCCGATCATCCGGAAATACTGA
- a CDS encoding GCG_CRPN prefix-to-repeats domain-containing protein, translating into MMHVKMLAAAAAVVGGLGLASAGAAPLAPVAADTITGPAGLSTVAYGCGPGWAPGPYGRCRPIYGRPRFYGPRCFFRPTPFGPRRVCRY; encoded by the coding sequence ATGATGCACGTGAAGATGCTCGCGGCCGCCGCGGCCGTCGTCGGCGGGCTCGGCCTCGCCTCCGCCGGTGCCGCCCCCCTGGCACCCGTCGCGGCCGACACGATCACAGGCCCGGCGGGTCTCAGCACCGTCGCGTACGGCTGCGGCCCCGGCTGGGCGCCGGGCCCCTACGGGCGCTGCCGCCCGATCTACGGCCGGCCGCGCTTCTACGGTCCACGCTGCTTCTTCCGCCCGACCCCCTTCGGGCCGCGGCGCGTCTGCCGCTACTGA
- a CDS encoding transporter substrate-binding domain-containing protein produces the protein MTPASHAQDAAPRAELAPTGTLRAGLIEAPSAGLIFVGRAADGTPEGVTADLGADLARVAGVPLAVTLFPNSGAAAAALQAGSLDVSFMPVDATRRQVLDFGPGYYDLESTYLASAASGITDVAQVDRPGIRVLAIDGTTTLRASARTLTRTQPVAVPSLAEAVSRMRAGQADAFALSRDTLRPVVPQVPGSRIVSGGFQQTQVAVALPKGRPAALAYVTAWLQEAKRAGLVRRIFDAHGFDGDAVAP, from the coding sequence ATGACGCCGGCCAGCCACGCCCAGGACGCCGCCCCGAGGGCCGAACTCGCCCCCACGGGCACGCTTCGTGCCGGCCTCATCGAGGCGCCGTCCGCCGGACTCATCTTCGTCGGCCGCGCGGCGGACGGGACGCCCGAGGGCGTCACCGCCGATCTGGGCGCGGACCTGGCCCGGGTGGCCGGAGTACCGCTCGCCGTCACCCTGTTCCCGAACTCGGGTGCGGCGGCCGCCGCCCTCCAGGCCGGGAGCCTCGACGTGAGCTTCATGCCGGTCGACGCGACACGGCGGCAGGTGCTCGATTTCGGGCCGGGCTACTACGACCTGGAGAGCACCTACCTCGCCAGCGCGGCCTCGGGGATCACCGACGTGGCGCAGGTGGACCGGCCGGGCATCAGGGTCCTGGCCATCGACGGCACAACGACGCTCCGCGCCTCGGCGCGCACGCTGACGCGGACGCAGCCCGTGGCTGTCCCGTCGTTGGCCGAGGCGGTCAGCCGCATGCGGGCGGGACAAGCGGACGCCTTCGCCCTCTCGCGCGACACGCTGCGGCCGGTCGTCCCGCAGGTTCCGGGCTCCCGGATCGTCAGCGGCGGCTTCCAGCAGACGCAGGTCGCTGTGGCTCTGCCGAAGGGCCGTCCCGCTGCCCTCGCCTACGTGACCGCGTGGCTGCAGGAGGCCAAGCGCGCGGGTCTCGTCCGCAGGATCTTCGACGCCCACGGATTCGACGGCGATGCCGTCGCCCCGTAG
- a CDS encoding helix-turn-helix transcriptional regulator yields the protein MIARPDPEFRDARGAETAPGAGRPWRLIAGGVTPVPPDPGLVEAALHLLAERFEQGLAVTDRSGHARFLNRAARAFIGRGLLRLEHGCLRGPTPEAGAALRRILAACAAGRGGATRLDGKGGTLLVAACAIPGAPDPAGAGAVLLRLIDPADAPLPDPDALRNQFGFTPAESALALDILAGNDLAASARRRGITRNTARVHLRRLFEKSGTRRQAELMRLLLLWPQPLAQADDSPKIFARSSISSPNGGCTDTKIQRR from the coding sequence GTGATCGCTCGACCAGACCCGGAGTTCCGCGACGCGCGGGGCGCCGAGACCGCGCCCGGCGCTGGGCGTCCGTGGCGGCTCATCGCCGGCGGGGTCACCCCCGTGCCCCCGGACCCGGGCCTCGTGGAGGCGGCACTCCATCTCCTGGCCGAGCGTTTCGAGCAGGGGCTGGCGGTCACCGACCGGTCCGGGCACGCCCGTTTCCTGAACCGTGCCGCCCGGGCCTTCATCGGCCGGGGCCTCCTCCGCCTGGAGCATGGCTGCCTGCGCGGTCCCACGCCCGAAGCCGGCGCGGCCCTGCGCCGGATCCTAGCGGCCTGCGCCGCCGGCCGCGGCGGCGCCACGCGCCTCGACGGGAAGGGCGGCACGCTGCTGGTCGCAGCCTGCGCGATCCCCGGCGCGCCCGACCCGGCCGGTGCCGGCGCCGTGCTCCTGCGCCTCATCGATCCCGCGGACGCGCCGTTGCCGGATCCGGACGCGCTCCGGAACCAGTTCGGCTTCACGCCCGCCGAGTCGGCCCTGGCGCTGGACATCCTGGCGGGGAACGATCTGGCAGCGAGCGCGCGCCGGCGCGGGATCACCCGGAATACGGCGCGTGTCCACCTGCGTCGCCTCTTCGAGAAGTCGGGAACCCGGCGCCAGGCGGAACTGATGCGCCTGCTCCTGCTCTGGCCGCAACCACTCGCTCAAGCGGACGACAGCCCTAAAATATTCGCACGCAGTTCGATCAGTAGTCCAAACGGAGGATGCACAGATACGAAAATACAGCGACGCTGA
- a CDS encoding YqaE/Pmp3 family membrane protein, whose product MIMIIICFLVPWLAMFLRGKVFQGILCILLHLTLIGWIPATIWALIVTRRESAA is encoded by the coding sequence ATGATCATGATCATCATCTGCTTTCTCGTGCCGTGGCTCGCCATGTTCCTGCGCGGGAAGGTGTTCCAGGGGATCCTGTGCATCCTCCTGCACCTCACGCTCATCGGCTGGATCCCGGCGACGATCTGGGCCCTGATCGTCACCCGGCGCGAGAGCGCGGCCTGA
- a CDS encoding TetR/AcrR family transcriptional regulator yields MTAAQRRYDPERRSRIIRATLDVIAEHGVAGTTHRRVAAAADVPLGSMTYHFASLDALLLEAFTHLADAVANGFEERLGACATADAACEAVVDLVVDARWVGPRALLLSYELYALAARNPPMRAVMRRWMGRSRAALERHFAPEAAKVLDAMIEGLLIHRSVDPQPMDRAQVRALVDRLAR; encoded by the coding sequence TTGACCGCAGCCCAGCGCCGCTACGATCCCGAACGGCGGAGCCGCATCATCCGGGCGACGCTCGACGTCATCGCCGAGCACGGGGTGGCGGGCACGACCCACCGCCGCGTCGCGGCGGCGGCCGACGTGCCGCTGGGCTCGATGACCTACCACTTCGCCAGCCTTGACGCGCTGCTGCTGGAGGCGTTCACGCATCTCGCCGACGCGGTGGCGAACGGGTTCGAGGAGCGCCTGGGCGCCTGCGCGACCGCCGACGCGGCCTGCGAGGCCGTGGTCGACCTGGTGGTGGACGCGCGCTGGGTGGGGCCGCGCGCGCTGCTGCTGAGCTACGAGCTGTACGCCCTGGCGGCGCGCAATCCGCCGATGCGGGCGGTGATGCGGCGATGGATGGGACGGAGCCGGGCCGCGCTCGAGCGGCACTTCGCGCCGGAGGCCGCGAAGGTGCTGGATGCCATGATCGAAGGGCTGCTCATCCACCGGTCCGTCGACCCGCAGCCGATGGATCGGGCGCAGGTTCGCGCACTGGTCGATCGGTTAGCGCGCTAG
- a CDS encoding sugar O-acetyltransferase, with amino-acid sequence MRTEKQKMLAGEAYRPNDPELAADAQRARDWMVRYNTSLAASPDERRVMLAALFAHVGAGAVVRPPFHCDYGQHISLGEGAFLNFNCVILDVAPVVIGALTQVGPGVQFLTADHPRDPALRRAGVESGLPITVGTNVWIGGGALILPGVTVGDDAIIGAGAVVTRDVPAGATVTGNPARPRGTA; translated from the coding sequence ATGAGAACCGAGAAGCAGAAGATGCTGGCGGGCGAGGCCTACCGGCCGAACGACCCGGAACTCGCGGCGGATGCCCAGCGGGCCCGGGACTGGATGGTCCGCTACAACACGAGTCTTGCGGCCTCGCCGGACGAGCGGCGGGTGATGCTGGCCGCGCTGTTCGCGCATGTCGGCGCCGGCGCGGTGGTGCGACCGCCGTTCCACTGCGACTACGGCCAGCACATCTCCCTGGGGGAGGGGGCCTTCCTGAACTTCAACTGCGTGATCCTCGACGTCGCCCCCGTCGTCATCGGCGCGCTGACGCAGGTCGGGCCCGGCGTGCAGTTCCTCACCGCCGACCATCCCCGCGATCCCGCGCTCCGACGGGCCGGTGTCGAGAGCGGCCTGCCGATCACCGTCGGGACGAATGTCTGGATCGGCGGCGGCGCGCTGATCCTGCCCGGGGTCACGGTTGGAGACGACGCCATCATCGGCGCGGGGGCGGTGGTCACCCGCGACGTGCCCGCGGGGGCGACCGTCACGGGCAATCCGGCCCGGCCGCGCGGAACGGCCTGA
- a CDS encoding SDR family oxidoreductase, protein MQYRHKPLREQVIVITGASSGIGLATARAAARRGARVVLAARNGAALDDIARDIQERGGEARAVVTDVSSRADIEALAAEAVRAYGGFDTWVNNAGLSIFGRLEEVSDEDHRRLFDVNFWGIVYGSTVALQHLRQTGGALINLGSVASDLAFPIQGMYAASKHAIKGFTDALRMELQEEGVPVSVTLIKPASIDTPFPEHARNYMAQAPKLPPPVYDPEDVAKAILHAAEHGPRDLYIGGGGKMMSSLRKRAPAVSDWMGAAMMAKTQKAGIAGKDRNGALYEAGRDGSVRGGSPHHVMRSTYTQASINPVLTGILLAGATAAAATLLSRPGRS, encoded by the coding sequence ATGCAGTACCGCCACAAGCCCCTGCGCGAGCAGGTGATCGTCATCACGGGCGCCTCCAGCGGGATCGGCCTCGCCACGGCCCGCGCGGCGGCCCGCCGCGGGGCCCGCGTCGTCCTGGCGGCGCGCAACGGCGCCGCCCTCGACGACATCGCCCGCGACATCCAAGAGCGCGGCGGCGAGGCCCGGGCGGTGGTGACCGACGTGTCGAGCCGCGCCGACATCGAGGCGCTCGCCGCCGAGGCCGTGCGCGCCTATGGCGGCTTCGACACCTGGGTGAACAATGCCGGCCTCTCGATCTTCGGCCGCCTGGAAGAGGTCTCGGACGAGGACCACCGCCGGCTGTTCGACGTCAATTTCTGGGGGATCGTCTACGGCTCGACGGTGGCGCTGCAGCACCTGCGCCAGACCGGGGGGGCGCTGATCAACCTGGGCTCGGTCGCCTCGGACCTCGCCTTCCCGATCCAGGGCATGTACGCCGCCTCCAAGCACGCGATCAAAGGTTTCACCGACGCGCTCCGCATGGAGCTGCAGGAGGAGGGCGTCCCGGTCTCGGTCACGCTCATCAAGCCGGCCTCGATCGACACGCCCTTCCCGGAGCATGCCAGGAACTACATGGCGCAGGCTCCGAAGCTGCCGCCGCCGGTCTACGACCCGGAGGACGTGGCGAAGGCGATCCTGCACGCCGCCGAGCACGGCCCGCGGGACCTCTACATCGGCGGCGGCGGCAAGATGATGAGTTCGCTGCGCAAGCGCGCGCCCGCGGTGAGCGACTGGATGGGCGCGGCGATGATGGCCAAGACCCAGAAGGCCGGGATAGCCGGCAAGGACCGGAACGGCGCCCTCTACGAGGCCGGCCGCGACGGGTCCGTGCGCGGCGGCTCGCCCCATCACGTCATGCGCAGCACCTACACGCAGGCCTCGATCAATCCGGTCCTGACCGGGATCCTGCTCGCGGGCGCCACGGCGGCGGCGGCCACGCTCCTGTCCCGCCCCGGGCGCTCCTAG
- a CDS encoding outer membrane protein, which yields MTKLLASLAAFTALTAAASAADLPRRAAPPPVFTPVPVFTWTGAYFGINAGYAFDASDRNTGNTFGVPFPYAAPGTVATFRNRSQDGFSGGGQVGYNYQFTPGSGVVIGVEADAQYLDFGRNRNNAFLSGALAPGYYVTDPRGLSSLDFFGTVRGRLGYAFDRTLVYGTGGFAYGSGSADRSFGGFAGNDSFRTGWAVGGGIEYALPTDSFLNFFRSSAVTLKVEGLYVNLDRNTRNQGAFVINAANNVPAVYSPIGRRADEFAVVRAGLNYKFGSY from the coding sequence ATGACCAAGCTCCTCGCCTCGCTGGCCGCCTTTACCGCCCTGACCGCTGCCGCCTCGGCGGCCGACCTTCCGCGCCGTGCCGCGCCGCCGCCGGTGTTCACCCCCGTGCCGGTGTTCACCTGGACCGGCGCCTACTTCGGTATCAACGCCGGCTACGCCTTCGACGCCAGCGACCGCAACACCGGCAACACCTTCGGCGTGCCCTTCCCCTACGCCGCCCCCGGCACGGTGGCCACCTTCCGCAACCGCAGCCAGGACGGCTTCTCCGGCGGTGGCCAGGTCGGCTACAACTACCAGTTCACCCCGGGCTCGGGCGTGGTCATCGGCGTCGAGGCCGACGCCCAGTACCTCGACTTCGGCCGCAACCGGAACAACGCCTTCCTCTCCGGCGCCCTGGCCCCCGGCTACTACGTCACCGACCCGCGCGGCCTCTCCAGCCTCGACTTCTTCGGCACCGTGCGCGGCCGCCTCGGCTACGCCTTCGACCGCACCCTCGTCTACGGCACCGGCGGCTTCGCCTACGGCTCGGGCAGCGCCGACCGCTCCTTCGGCGGCTTTGCCGGCAACGACAGCTTCCGCACCGGATGGGCCGTCGGCGGCGGCATCGAGTACGCCCTGCCCACCGACTCCTTCCTGAACTTCTTCCGCTCCTCGGCCGTCACGCTCAAGGTCGAAGGCCTGTACGTCAACCTCGACCGCAACACCCGCAACCAGGGCGCGTTCGTCATCAACGCCGCCAACAACGTCCCGGCCGTCTACAGCCCGATCGGACGACGCGCCGACGAGTTCGCCGTCGTCCGCGCCGGCCTGAACTACAAGTTCGGCTCGTACTGA
- a CDS encoding DUF1127 domain-containing protein yields the protein MLISYLKSAQKRRISARNFRVLSALDDAMLHDIGLDRRTLQTFCENGCTHNPAPPSRPAAPWTPGVLGAAFR from the coding sequence ATGCTCATCTCGTACCTGAAATCTGCCCAGAAACGCCGTATTTCGGCGCGGAATTTCCGCGTCCTGTCGGCGCTCGACGACGCGATGCTGCACGACATCGGCCTGGACCGGCGGACGTTGCAGACCTTCTGCGAGAACGGCTGCACGCACAATCCCGCCCCGCCGAGCCGGCCGGCGGCGCCCTGGACACCCGGCGTGCTGGGCGCCGCGTTCCGCTGA